In Candidatus Oleimmundimicrobium sp., the genomic window AATAAATAATCAAACCCACCGATGAAAGCAGAAAAAATTATGGTTAAAAAAAGAACAATCAAGGTTGAAGAGACTACTTCCTTCCTGGAAGGCCAAGAAACCTTTTTTAGTTCACCTTTAACATCCTTAAAATAACTTCCTGCTTTTTTACTTGATTTCTTCTTACCTGACATCAAATCCCCTTAAATCTCTCAAAAATTACAATTAAATTTAACAATACTTTCTAATACACTCAT contains:
- the secE gene encoding preprotein translocase subunit SecE, translated to MSGKKKSSKKAGSYFKDVKGELKKVSWPSRKEVVSSTLIVLFLTIIFSAFIGGFDYLFTIILKLISA